TTGTTTTAGAGGCGATGCAAGAATTTGAAGCTAAAGAAAATAAATTTCATCATAAAGATTTAGAGCTTGCCAAGCGAGAAAAAGCACTTAATTTCTGGTTTGAAGATAGAAAAGAAATTTTAGAGCGCACAAAAGTAAATATTGAGGCTGAATACCAGGAAAAGTCAAACCAACTTTTTGAACATAAAGATAATTTACAAATGCGTCATGAAATAGAGGTTCAAAGTCATAAAGAAAAAATTGCTAGATTAAAACTAGAATTACAAGATGCTTCTGAACTACTAAGATTTAATAAGAGCGAAGTTTTTCAAAATTCCAAACAGCAATTACAAAATCATAGAAATATGGAAAATAGGGATTAGGAAGTTAGAAATCTCATCTCCCCAGCCCCTTTTCCTGCTACTTAATTTTTACCATTTGGTCGCTGAATAATCGTTTCAGCTACTCGCCGCTTAGCCTTCGGATCAATTCCTACTAAGCGCACGTACTCACTGCTATATTCAGCCAAACAAGATTCTAAGGTTGATATGGCATCTGACTCCGCATCGATATGAGTATTAATACAAGTTTGCCAAGAACCTGTGCGGAAACGGCGCTCATCTACGTGTTCAATGGTGATTTTATAACCCTGAGCTAAAAGTTGCCGGACTTGTTCTTGTGTCTCTAGGGTTAAATGTGTATTTGCTCCCTGCTGTTTGTGGAAACCATTGGGAGTTGCACCTTTAGTTCCTCCATTATTTGACGGCTGGTTAGTTGGTATTGCAGCAGGTGGTGCAGATTGGGAATTTCTCCCTCTATTCAAGCGGTTGTACTCATCAACCAACTGAGAATTTTCCACCCGTTTTTGTTCACCGACCATCAAGTGACCAGATTCGATTAAGTGAGATAGGCTGAAATCTGGCTTTTTAAATTCTGGTGGCCCTTCTAAGCTATTAACCACACGCTGAGATACGCGTTCAAACCCTATTTGATAGATGAAGTTGCGGATTTGTTCGTCATAAATGCGCGATCGCAACGCGCTAAAAAAGTCAACTGACTGATTGATGAAAGTATCAACGAGTTGTTCAATATCCCGTTGTGAGAGTCCGTCTGGCTCAAAAATACCCTTGACAATCCCTACCTTGTCGTCGCGATCGGGTTCCCAGTAGAATTTATCCATCCGTCCATCCCGAATTAACGGTGCATAGAGGGTAGAAAAATCATTTCCTGTAACAATAACCGGCACACGATGTAAAGGTGTGGAGTCGTAGCTTCCAGGTAACTGCACATCTGTGGGATTATCTGCAATATTCATCAGTGTGGCATTTACCAACTGCGTATTTACAGTGTATTGCGTCCCTTCATCAAAACGCCCCGCACCTGCATCTAAATCGTTAATCATCAGCACACACATTTTGCCGCGCACTTTGATCAGTTCTGCTGTTTCCCGATAGCGTAGCCGAATTAAGCGTGCTGGATCTCCAGCATCGGGACTTTCTAATTCTCCGCCAGAGATGTGAGTCACTTCGACTCCCATTTTCTCGAAGACTAACTCACACTGAAAAGACTTGCCTTCACCTTTACGTCCATGAATCCCCAAAATTATGGGGACTCGTACGCCAGGAAGTTTTAAGAAGTTTTTGGTGATGTGGACAGCAAGTTTGTCTAGAAAGCGGGGAGCGATATAGTAACTCATGAAATTAGGTTTGGCTATTACTGCTTAAATTAATGTTAAGTTTTTTTGGCTGTTACTGTTTATTTATC
This region of Nostoc sp. UHCC 0302 genomic DNA includes:
- a CDS encoding ribulose bisphosphate carboxylase small subunit; translation: MSYYIAPRFLDKLAVHITKNFLKLPGVRVPIILGIHGRKGEGKSFQCELVFEKMGVEVTHISGGELESPDAGDPARLIRLRYRETAELIKVRGKMCVLMINDLDAGAGRFDEGTQYTVNTQLVNATLMNIADNPTDVQLPGSYDSTPLHRVPVIVTGNDFSTLYAPLIRDGRMDKFYWEPDRDDKVGIVKGIFEPDGLSQRDIEQLVDTFINQSVDFFSALRSRIYDEQIRNFIYQIGFERVSQRVVNSLEGPPEFKKPDFSLSHLIESGHLMVGEQKRVENSQLVDEYNRLNRGRNSQSAPPAAIPTNQPSNNGGTKGATPNGFHKQQGANTHLTLETQEQVRQLLAQGYKITIEHVDERRFRTGSWQTCINTHIDAESDAISTLESCLAEYSSEYVRLVGIDPKAKRRVAETIIQRPNGKN